Genomic segment of Xanthobacter dioxanivorans:
AAGCTGCGCGAGGCCTACCGCGCCATCGAGCCGGTGAACGACTGGTGGCACCTGCCCGGCGGGCAGATGCTGCGCGTGGTCATCACCCCCAATGCCGAGGGCGGCGTCACCTACCTGTTCGACGACCTCTCCGAGCACGTGGCGCTGGAGAGCCGCTACAACAGCCTCATCCGCATCCAGGGCGAGACCCTGGACGGGCTGGCCGAGGCGGTGGCGGTGTTCGGCAGCGACGGACGGCTGAACCTCTACAACCACGCCTTCCTCTCCCTCTGGTCGCTGGATGCCCACGCTTTGGGGGACAAGCCGCACGTGGACGCGGTGGCGGCCATGTGCCGGCCGCTCTACGGGGACAATTCCGCCTTCGCCCGCATCCGCCAGGCGGTGACCTCCATCGGCCCGCGCGAGGCGGTGACGCTGCGCCTCGACCGCCCCGACGGGCGGGTGCTGGACGGCGCGGCCCAGCCGTTGCCGGACGGCGGCACCATGGTGACCTTCCGTGACGTGACCGACAGCGTGAAGGTGCAGCGGGTGCTGGAGGAGCGGGCCGAGGCGCTGGAGGCGGCGGACAGGCTGAAGAACGCCTTCGTCGGCCATGTCTCCTACCACCTGCGCACGCCCCTCAACACGCTGATGGGCTATGCGGACATGCTGCGCGAGGGCCTCGCCGGCCCGCTCAACGCCCGCCAGCGGGACTATCTGGAGCATATGCGCCAGTCCTCGGACCTGCTGCGCGCGCTCATCGACGACATCCTCGACCTCGCCACCATCGACGCGGGGGCCATGGAGCTCGACCTTTCGGAGGTGGACGTGCGCGAGACAGTGCTCGCCGTGGCGGATGCGGTGCGCGATCCGGTGGTGGAGGCGGGGCTGAACCTGGCGGTCAGCATCGATCCGGACGCCGGGCGCTTCGTGGCCGATGCGCGCCGGGTGCGGCAGATCCTCTTCAACCTCCTGTCCAATGCCATCGCCGTGTCGCCGGCGGGCGGCACGGTGCGCCTCGGCGCGGTGCGGCGGGAGGGAGCCCTGGTGTTCACGGTGCGCGACGAGGGGCCCGGCGTGCCGGCCGAGGTGGCGGGCACCCTGTTCGACCGGTTCGAGAGCCGCAGCGCCGGCCCGCGGCATCGCGGCGTCGGGCTGGGCCTCGCCATCGCGCGCTCCTTCATGGAGCTGCATGGCGGCTCGGTCACCGTGGTGCCCGCCGGGCGCGGCACCGAGGGCAGAAGCACCGAGGGCAGGGGGACGCTCGCCACCTGCATCTTCCCGCTCAGCGGCGAAGGGCGGCGGGAGGCGGCGGAATGAGCCTGCTCATCGAGCGTCTCGCGGGTGCGCCCGTGGCCTGCCGCGTGATCCTGCCCGACCTTGCCGCCACGGCGCGCCTCGGCGCGCTGCTCGCCACCTGGTTCGGCCCAAAGGACACCATCACCCTCACCGGCGATCTGGGCTCCGGCAAGACGGAGTTCGCCCGCGCGCTCATCCGCGCCTTCGCCGACGGCCCGGCGGTGGACGTGCCGAGCCCCACCTTCCCGATCCTCATTTCCTACGACTTCCCGCGCGGCCAGGTGGTGCACGCCGACCTCTACCGGATCGTCGACCCGGAGGAGCTGGACGAGCTCGGCTGGGACGAGCTGCGGGAGAACGCGCTGGTGCTGGTGGAGTGGGCGGACCGCGCCGAGGACCGCCTGCCGCCCGACCGGCTGGACGTGTCGCTCTACATCGCCGCCGGCACCCCCGAGGGGAAGGGCCTGGGGCCGGACGCCCGCATTGCCATCCTCACCGGCTTCGGGCGGGTGGGGGCGCGGCTCGACCGGTTCCAGCTCGCCGAGGGGCTGATCGAGGCCAGCGGCTTCGCCGAGGCGGCCCGCGTCTTCCTCCAGGGCGACGCCTCCAGCCGCTCCTATACGCGGCTCGTCCTGCCCAACCGCTCCGCCATCCTCATGAACGCGCCGCGCCAGCCGGACGGGCCACCCATCCGGCGCGGCCTGCCCTACAGCCAGCTGGTGCATCTGGCGGAGGACGTGAAGCCCTTCGTCGCCATGGACCGGGCGCTTCTGGCGCAGGGCTTCTCGGCGCCGCTGATCCATTCGGCGGACCTGGAGGCGGGCCTCCTGGTGCTGGAGGACCTGGGCGGCGGCGGGGTGCTGGCGGGCGATCCCCCGGCGCCGGTTCCCGACCGCTATCGGGCGGCGGTGGAGGTGCTCGCCGCCCTCCACACCCGCAACCTGCCGCAGACGCTGCATGTGGCCCCGCGGGTCGAGCGGGTGCTGCCGCGCTACGACGTGGCGGCCATGCTCACCGAGATCGACCTGATGCTCGACTGGTACCTGCCGTCGCGCGGCATAAGGCTCGACGGCGTGGTCCGGGAGGAGTTCCACCTCTTGTGGCGCGGGGCGCTGAATTCTGTGCTGGCGGAACCTCCCACCTGGGTGCTGCGCGACTTTCACTCGCCCAACCTCATCTGGCTGGAGGGGCGGGAGGGCCTGCGCAAGGTCGGCCTCATCGACTTCCAGGACGCGGTCATGGGGCCGGCGGCCTATGATCTCGTCTCCCTGGGCCAGGATGCGCGGGTGGACGTGCCGCAGGAGCTGGAGCTGAACCTCTTCGGCCATTACGTGAAGCTCCGGCGCGAAGCGGACCCGACCTTCGACGCCAAGGGCTTCGCGCGCTCCTATGCCCTGCTCGGCGCCCAGCGCAACAGCAAGATCCTCGGCATCTTCACCCGCCTCAACGAACGGGACGGCAAGCCGCATTACCTGCGCCACCTGCCGCGCATCCGGCGCTACCTCGCCCGCTGCCTCGGCCACCAGGACCTCGGGGCGCTGCGGACCTGGTACGAATCGGTGCTGCCAGCCAAGGATTTCGCCGCGTGACGCAGACGGGCATGGCCGAGGTCGAAAAGAAGGCGCAGGTTCATGGCGCCAGGGTCCGCACCGCCATGGTACTGGCGGCGGGGCTCGGCACGCGCATGCGCCCGCTCACCGACACGCGGCCCAAGCCGCTGGTGGAGGTCTATGGCCGCGCCCTCGTGGACCACGTGCTCGACCGCGTGGCGGATGCCGGCATCCCGGAGGCGGTGGTGAACCTGCACCACCATGCCGACATGCTGGAAGCCCACCTCAAGGCCCGCCGCGGGCCGCCGCGCATCGTGCTGTCGGACGAGCGGGACGTGTTGCTGGAAACCGGAGGCGGCGTGCGCAAGGCGCTGCCCTTGCTGGGGCCGGAGCCTTTTCTCGCGATCAATTCAGACACCATCTGGATCGAGGGCATGCGGCCGAACCTGGTGCGGCTGATCGATCATTTCGATCCCGAGCGGATGGATGCGCTGCTGCTCGTCGCCTCCGCCGCCCATTCCATCGGCTATGACGGCATGGGCGATTTCCAGATGGACCCGCTCGGCCGGCTCAGCCGGCGCGGGGAGCGGCTGGTGGCGCCCTTCGTCTTCGCCGGGGCCTCCATCCTCAAGCCCGGCCTGTTCGCCGACACGCCGGAGGGCGCCTTCTCCCTCAATCGCGTGTTCGACCGCGCGGCTGCGGCCGGCCGCCTCTTCGGCCTGCGCCTCGACGGGATCTGGATGCATGTGGGCACGCCCGATGCCATCGCCCTCGCCGAGGATGCGATCCACCGCTCCAGCGACTGAAAGCGGGCGGGGACCGGGATAATCCGTTAGATTTCGGGCGCGGCCGGGCCCATCGAACGGGCGCGGCCGGTGTCGATCGCCGGCGGAGGATGCGCATGCTCCTGGACGGCCGGCGGACGAGGGAAGGGAGGGGGATCTTGCCACGCGTGCTCACCATCCCGCCGTCGGCCCCCTTTCTGCCGACGCTGGCCCGCGCCCTCCTCGACGGGGCGCTGGTGGAGGGCTTCGCCCCGCGCCGTGATCCTCTGGCGCTCGCCGGCGCCACCGTGTTCCTGCCCACGCGGCGCGCCGGGCGCCTGTTCGCGCAGGCGCTGCTGGAGGCCTCCGGCGGCGCGGCGCTGCTGCTGCCGAAGATCGTACCGCTGGGCGACGTGGACGAGGATGCGCTCGCCTTCTCCGAGGATGCGCCGGTGCTCGCCGCGCCCCATGCCATCGCCCCGGTGCATCGCCGCCTCGTGCTCGCCCGCCTCGTCGGCCACTGGCGCGACACCCTTTCCAGGGCGGTGGAGCGGGAGGCGGTGGCCGCCGGCACCGCCGCCACCTTCGCCCTCGCCGATGCCCTCGGCGCCTTGTTCGACGACCTCACCACCGCCGGCCTGACGGTGGACCGGCTCGACGGCCTCGTGCCCGACGAGCTCGACCGCTACTTCAAGGTGGGGCTGGATTTCGTCCGCATCGCCCGGCGGGCCTTCACCGCCTATCTGGACGCCGCGGGGCTGGTGGAGCCGGCGGCGCGGCGCGACGCGCTGGTGGATGCGGAGGCGCGACGCCTTGCCGCCCTCGGTCCGGAGGCGGGGCCGGTGATCGCGGCGGGCTCCACCGGCTCCATGCCGGCCACCGCCCGCCTGCTGGCGGCCATCGCCCGCCTGCCGAAGGGGGCCGTGGTGCTGCCCGGCCTCGACCAGGACCTGGACGCCGCCTCCTTCGCCCGCATCACCGACGATCGCGATAGCGCGCCGGACCACCCGCAATACGGCCTCGCCCGCCTCCTGCCCCGCCTCGGCGTGGAGCGCGAGGAGGTGGCCCCCTCGTGGCGCCGGAGCCCCACGGCCGCGAGCGGCTGATGAGCGAGAGCTTGCGCCAGGCCGAGACCTCGGACCTGTGGGCGAGCCTGTCCGACCGTCTGCCGCCGGAGGCGCTGGCCCGCGCCATGGCCGGGGTGAGCGTGGTGGAGGCCGACGACCCGCGCGCCGAGGCCCTCGCCATCGCCTTCCTGCTGCGCGATAGCCTGGAGCGGCCCGGCGAGACGGCAGCGCTTGTCACTCCGGACCGCGACCTTGCGCGGCGGGTGGCGGCGGAGATGGCCCGCTTCGGCGTGGTGCTGGACGATTCCGCCGGCACGCCGCTGGCCGACAGCCCTGCCGGTCGGCTGGCGCGGCTGATCCTCCAGGCGACGGCCGAGGCTCTGGCCCCGGTGCCCCTGTTCGCGCTGCTCACCCATCCCCTCGCGGGGCTGGGGCTTGCGCCCGAGCGCAAGGCGGAGGCCGTCGCGGTGCTGGAACTGGTGGCCCTGCGCGGCCCGCGCCCGCGCGCCGGCATCGACGGGCTGCGGCAGGCCATCGCGGTATTCGATCGCGACGGCTTCCGTGGTGGCGATCCGCGCCAGCGCATCGACGCCGCGGCGCTCGCCCGCGCGCGGGACCTGGTGGAGCGGCTGGACGGTGCCCTCGGCCCGCTGCTCGCGCTCGGCGCGCGGCGCGCGGCGGCGCCCCTCGCGGACCTCGTCGCCGCCCATCGCGGTGCCTTAGAAGCCATCGCCGGGCCGCTGGATCCCGAGGCCGACGATGCGGCCGAGGCGGCGCTCGCCCGCACCTTCGAGACGCTGGCGGACGCGGCCGGGGATGGCCCCGGCCTCGACCTGCCGGACTATGCGGACGCCGCCGGCGCCCTGTTCGCCGACGCCATGGTGCGTCCCGCCGCCGAGCCGCATGCGCGCATCCGCATCCTCGGGCCGCTGGAGGCGCGCCTGGTCCAGGTGGATCGCATGGTGCTGGGGGCCCTGGTGGAGGGGACGTGGCCGCACATCGCCGAGACCGACCCTTGGCTCAGTCGCCCCATGCGCACGCAGCTGGGGCTCGACCTGCCGGAGCGGCGCATCGGCCTGGCCGCGCACGATTTCGCCCAGGCCATGGGCGCGCCGGAGGTGGTGCTCTCCTTCGCCGCCAAGGTCGGCGGCACCCAGAGCGTGCCCTCGCGCTTCCTGCAGCGACTGAAGACGGTGGCGGGCCCGCAGGCATGGCAGGCCGCCGTGGGGCGCGGCGCCCGCTGGGTGGAGGCGGCGCGTCGGCTCGACGACGCGCCGGCCGTGCCCCGCGCCACCCGCCCGGCGCCGGCGCCGCCGCTGGCCCTGCGCCCGCGCCGGCTCTCGGTGACGCAGATCGAGACGCTGCTGCGCGACCCCTATTCCATCTATGCCCGCCATGTGCTTGGCCTCGTGCCGCTGGAACCTTTGGACACCGCGCCGGGCGGGGCGGAGCGGGGATCGGCCCTGCACGAGGCCATCGGCCGCTTCACCACCGCCTTTCCGCAGGCGCTGCCGCCGGACGCGCTGGACCGGCTGCTGGAGGAGGGCCGGCGCGCCTTCGCACCGCTGGCCGCCTTTCCGGCCGAGCATGCCTTGTGGTGGGTGCGGTTCGAGCGGGCGGCGGCCTTCCTCGTCGCCTTTGAGCAGACGCGCCGCATCGGGCTCGACCGGGTGGTGGCGGAGGCCGGAGGGCGGCTGGAGATTCCCCTCGGCGGCGCCACTTTCCTCCTCACCGGCCGGGCGGACCGCATCGAGGTCCGCCAGGACGGGCGCCTCAACATCCTCGACTACAAGACCGGCACGGCGCCCACCGCCCGGCAGGCCGCCTCCCTCTCGCCCCAGCTGCCGCTGGAAGCCGCCATGGCCCGGCGCGGCGCCTTCCCCGGCGTGCCGCCGGCGGACGTGGAGGACCTTGCTTATGTGGAGCTGAAGGGCGGGGCGGCCGGCGGCGAGGAAAAGCCCGTCCGCCTGAAGGACCGTTCCACCATGGACCTCGCCGACGCCGCGCTCGCCGGCCTGGAGAGCCTGCTGAAGGCGTTCGAGAACGAGGCGCAGGGCTATCGCTCCCTGGCCGCGCCGCAATGGTCGGGACGCTTCGGCGACTATGACCATCTCGCCCGCGTGCGCGAATGGGCGCTGGGCGGGGAGGAGGGCGAATGACCGGGACCGCGCGCGCCCAGGACCCCAAGGCGGAGGCCACGCGGCGGCAGTCGGAGGCTTCCCATCCGGAATTTTCCGCCTGGGTCTCGGCCAATGCCGGCTCGGGCAAGACCCATGTGCTGGCCCGGCGGGTCATCCGCCTGCTGCTGGCCGGCACGCCGCCGGGGCGCATCCTGTGCCTGACCTATACCAAGGCGGCGGCGGCCAACATGGCCAACCGGGTGCTCGCCATCCTCGGCCGCTGGGTGCGGCTGCCGGATGCGGAACTCGACGCCGCCATTGCCGAGACCGTGGGCGCGGCGCCGGACGCCGCCTTGCGCGCCCGCGCCCGCCGCCTGTTCGCCGCCGCCCTGGAGACGCCGGGCGGCCTCAAGATCCAGACCATCCATGCCTTTTGCGGCGGCCTCCTGCACCGTTTCCCGTTCGAGGCGGACGCGGCGGCGGGCTTCCGCGAATTGGACGAGGTGGGCCGGCTCGACCTCATGGCCCGCATCCGCGCCGGCCTCGTCATCGACGCCACCGCCGATCCGGCGTCGCCGCTGGGCGAGGCCCTCGGGCGGCTGACGGAGGACCTGTCCGACCAGGGCCTCGCCGGCCTGCTGGACGCGGCCATCGCCCTGCGCGCCCGCATCCTGCCGCTGGGCGGCACCGCCGGGGCGCGGCGGGCGGCGGCGGCACGGGCTCTGGGCCTTCCCCCCGGCACGCGGCCGGCGGACATCGAGGCCCATATGCTCGCGGGCGACGTGCTGCCGCGCTCCGAATGGCCCGCCTTCGCCGCGGAGATGGCCCAATCGGACAAGAAGACGGACCAGGAGCGCGCCGCCGACCTCAGGGCTGCCGCCGAGGCGCAGGAGGAGGCCGCGGCCCGCGCCTCCTACCGCCGCGTCTTCTTCGGCAGCGAGGGGCCGCGCTCGGACCGGAACCTGCTCACCAAGGGCCTCGCCGACCGCCTTCCGGTCCTTGCCGACGCGCTCAGGGCCGAGCGCGACCGCCTCGCCGCCCTCGACGACGACCTGCGCGCTGCCCGCACGCTGGAGCGCACCGAGGCGGCCCTCACCCTCGCCGCCGAGGCGGGCCGCCGCTACGAGGCGGAGAAGGCGGCGCGGGGGCTGCTGGATTTCGACGACCTCATCACCAAGGCCGCCCATCTCCTCGGCACGCAGCCCACCTTCGTCCAGTACAAGCTGGACCAGGGCATCGACCACATCCTGGTGGACGAGGCGCAGGACACGAGCCCGGAGCAGTGGCGCGTGGTGGAGGGGCTCGCCACCGACTTCTTCTCCGGCGAGGGCGCCCGCCCCGGGGTGAAGCGCACCATCTTCGTCGTCGGCGACGAGAAGCAGTCCATCTTCTCCTTCCAGGGCGCGGACCCGCGCGCCTTCGGCGGCATGCGCTCGACCTTCGAGCAGAAGGCCGGCAAGAGCGCCTTCCGCCGGGTGGAGCTGCCCCATTCCTTCCGCTCCGCCCCCGGCGTGCTGGAGGCGGTGGACACCATCTTCGCCCGCGCCGAGGCCCATGCCGGCCTCACCCTCGACGCCGTCGCCCCGGTGCACGCCGCCATCCGCGCCGATGCCCCGGCGCTGGTGGAGGTGTGGCCCACCACCGTGCCCGACCCCAGGCCACAGCCGGACAACTGGCGCCGTCCCCTCGACGAGGTGGCGGGGGACGATCCGGTCAGCCGGCTCGCCGCGCGCATCGCCGGCTTCATCCGCGACGCCATCGCCACCGGCCTCGCCATCCCCTCGCGCCAGGGCCGTCCGATGAAGGCGGGCGACGTGCTGGTGCTGGTGCGAAGGCGCGGGCGCATCTTCGAGGCGGTCATCCGCGCCCTCAAGGAGCTGAAGGATGCGCGGGTGCAGGTGGCCGGCGCCGACCGCCTGGTGGTGGCCGAGCACATCGCCGCCTTGGACCTGATGGCGCTGGGCGACGTGCTCGTGTCCCCCGACGATGACCTAGCGCTGGCCGCCCTGCTCAAGAGCCCGCTGTTCGGCTTCACCGACGACGACCTCATGGCGCTCTGCCCCGGCCGCCCCGGCCGCCTCGCCGATGCGCTGGCGGAGGCGGGCGACGGCCGGGCCGTCGCGGTGAAGGCCCGGCTGGAGGGATGGCGCCGGCAGGGGCTGGCGCTGCGGCCGTTCGACTTCTACGCCCGCGTGCTCGGCCGCGACGGCGGGCGGCGGGCCATGCTGGCGCGCCTCGGGCCGGAGGCGGCGGACGTGCTCGACGAGTTCATGGCGCTGGCGCGCGCCTATGAGGCGAGCGAGCCGCCGAGCCTCGCCGGCTTCCTCGCCTTCCTGCGCTGCGGCGGGGCGGAGACCAAGCGCGACATGGAGAGCGGGCGCGACGAGGTGCGGGTGATGACCGTGCACGGCGCCAAGGGGCTGGAGGCGCCGCTCGTCATCCTCGCCGACACGGTGGACATGCCCCGCACCCGCACCTCCGGCGGCCTCATCTGCGTGCCGGGGCCGGATGGCGAGGTGCCGGTTCTGGCGCCCCGCAAGGCGGAGGACCCGGCACGGCTTGCCGCGGCCCGCGCCGCCGCCGCCGCGCGCGAGCTGGAGGAGCACCGGCGCCTGCTCTACGTGGCGCTCACGCGGGCCGAGGATGCGGTGATCGTCTGCGGCGCCGAGACCCGCGAAGCGGGCAAGGACAAGCCCCACGCCCGCCCGGAGGGCTGCTGGTACGACCTGGTGCGCGCCGCGCTCGAGGACGATGCGCAGGAATGCCCCGCCCTCGGTTTCGAGGGCACGGTGCTGCGCTGGAGCAAGGGGCCGGGTCTTGCCGTCGCCGGCCCGGCCGCGCCGCTGCCCGCCGCGGCCGGCGGGCCCGTGGCCGCCTTTCCCCATCCTGCGCCCGCCGAGGCCGCCTTGCGCGTCCTGCGCCCGTCCAGGGCCGAGGCGCCGGGACCCGCGCCACTGCGCACGCCGTCGGTCGTGGCGGGGGGGCTTCCCGGGCTCTCTCCCCTGGTGCGCGGTGACCTGGTGCATCGCCTGCTGGCCGGCCTGCCGGACGTTCCCGCGGCCGAGCGTGAGGCCGCCGGGCTGCGCCTGCTGCGCCACGCCGCCGACGGCGTCGCCGATGGGCTGCACCGGGAGGTGCTGGAGGAAGCGTTGGGGGTGCTGGGCCATGCGCCGCTCGCGGACCTGTTCGGCGCCGGCAGCCGGGCGGAGGTGCCGGTGGTCGGCCGCCTGCCCGCATTGGATGGTAATCCGTTCCATATTTCCGGACGGGTGGACCGCCTCGCCGTCCAGGGCGGGCGAATCCTCGTGGCCGATTTCAAGACCGACCGGACCCCGCCGGAGCAGCCGGGCGAGGTGACCGAGGCCTATGTGGCGCAGCTTGCCGTCTATGGGGCGCTGCTGTCGGCGTCGTTCGGCGGCCTGCCGTTCGAGGCGCGGCTCATTTACACAGCCGGCCCGCGTGTCTTTTCCCTTGATGCACAGCGGCTCGCCGCCGCGCTGGACGGGCTCGGCGTGTCATCCCCGAAGGTCACCTCGGCGTGACGCGCCTTGACGGGAAGGGGAGGGGCTCCCTACGTTCAGGCCCAAGATTCAGTGGTTCCCCCAAATCTCCCCTACGAGGTCTGCTATGTCGGTCGAGAAGGTATCGGATCAGAGTTTCGAGCAGGACGTGATCAATTCGAGCGCTCCGGTGATCGTGGACTTCTGGGCCGAGTGGTGCGGCCCCTGCCGCATGGTGGGCCCGATCCTCGAGGAAGTGTCCGGCGAGATGGGCGAGAAGGTGCGCATCGTGAAGCTGAACGTGGACGAGAATCCGCAGACCGCTTCCAAGTACGGCATCATGTCCATCCCCACCCTGCTGCTGTTCAAGGACGGCAAGATCGCCTCCCGCCAGGTGGGCGCCGCCCCCAAGGCGAAACTGGTGCAGTGGATCAACGGCGCCATCTGAGGCGTAGATCGTCCCGCACCGGGATCAGGACGAAGAAGCCCCGGCGGGAAGCCGGGGCTTTTTTATGGGCGTTGGAGTTAGGGGGCCATCTCGACCACGCGCCCGGCAATCGCCAGCGCGCTGGTGAGACCGGGCGATTCGATGCCGAACAGGTTCAGCAGCCCCGGCAGGCCGTGCATTGCCGGCCCCTGGATCAGGAAGTCCGCGGACGCGCCGCCGCTCACCTCGATCTTCGGCCTGATCCCGGCATAGCCGGGCTCCAGGTCCTCGTCCCGCACCTGCGGCCAGTAGCGGCGGATGGAGCCCAGCATGCCGGCCTTGCGGGTCGGGTCCACCCGATAGTCCCGCTCGCTCACCCATTCCACGTCCGGCCCGAAGCGCCCCTGTCCGCCGAGGTCCAGCGTCAGGTGGGTTCCGAGCCCGCCGGGCTCCGGCACCGGATAGATGAGATGGCGGAACGGCACCTTGCGGCCGCAGGTGAAATAATTGCCCTTGGCCATGGCCTGGGCCGGCACGCGCGCTTCGGGCATGCCTGAGATGCGGCTGGCGACGCCGGGCGCGTCGAGGCCGGCGCTGTTCACCAGCAGGCGGCAGCCGAGCATCATGGGGCTGGCGCCGCCGGTGCGCACAACCAGGCCGCCCGTCCCGGGCTCCGCCGCCTCGAAGGGCGCCTGGAGGGCGAGCATTCCGCCGGCGGCCTCCATGTCTCCCTGGATCGCGAGCATCAGCCCATGGGTATCGACGATGCCGGTGGACGGCGAGAGCAGGGCCGCGTGCACGCCGAGCGCCGGTTCGAGCCGGCGCGCCTCGCCCGCATCCAGCAGCCGCAGGTCATCCACTCCGTTCGCCGCCCCGCGCTCCGCCAGCCTCTCAAGGTAGCCCACCTCCTCCGCGCTGGCGGCGACGATCAGCTTGCCGAGCCGGGCGTGGCCGACGCCGTGGCTGGCGCAGAACGCATAAAGGGCGTCGCGGCCCTTCACGCACAATTCGGCCTTGAGGCTTCCTGGCTCGTAATAGATGCCGGCATGGATCACCTCGGAATTGCGCGAGGAGATGCCGGTTCCGATGGCCTCCGCCGCCTCCAGAACCACCACCTCCCGCCCCGACAGCGCCAGCGCGCGGGCCACCGCGAGGCCGACGACCCCGGCCCCGACGACGATGCATTCCACCTGGTCCATGGCTCGGCGCTCACTCGTCCGCCGCCACGAGGATCGCGCGTTCCGGCGGGATGTGCAGAGTGACCGGCCGGCCCTCCTCGAGCAAGTGGGAGGGGAAGGCATGGGCCCTGATCGAGCCGCCGGGCCAGCCCACGGTATAGACGATGACGTCGCCGAGGATCTCGCGCCGCTCGATCCGCGCCGGCCAGGTATTCTCCGGAAGGTGGCTCTCGCCAGGGGTCGCGGCCGGCGTGGAAATCTGCGGGTAGACGGTGCGGACGGCGATGAGCTGGCGGCCGCCGGTGGTGACCTTCGGCAGGTTCTCGCGCGGCGCGCACCGCATGTGCGCGCCGCCCACCTGCGCCAGGATATGCCCGGAGCCGTCGCGGCCCGTGACCTCGGCTTCCAGAATGTTCGCCGCGCCGACGAAATCGGCGACGAAGCGGCTGCGTGGGGTGTCGTAGATGTCGAGCGGCCGTCCGGCCTGCTCGATCCGCCCTTCGCGCATGATGATGATCTGGTCGGACATGGCCATGGCCTCTTCCTGGTCATGCGTCACGTAGATGGTGGTGAGGCCGAGGCGGTTCTGCAGGTCCTTGAGCTCGGTGCGCATGCGGGCGCGCAGCCGGGCGTCTAGGTTGGACAGCGGCTCGTCCAGCAGCACCGCCTTCGGCGAGAAGGCATAGGCGCGGGCGAGGGCGACCCGTTGCTGCTGGCCGCCGCTGAGGTCGGTCGCCGGCCGGTCGATGTAGGCGGCCATGCCCACCATGTCGAGCGCGGAGAGCACCCGGCTGTGCAGCTCCTGCCCGCGCACGCCCTGCAGGCGCAGGCCGTAGCCCACGTTCTCCTTTACGCTCATGTGCGGCCAGATGGCGTAGGACTGGAACACCATGGAGAGCCGCCGCTTCTCCGCCGGCACGTTGATGCGCCGGGCGGAGGAGAACACGGTCCGCCCGTCGACGATGATCTCGCCTTCGAGCGGCGTCTCCAGGCCGGCGATGGAGCGCAGCATGGTGGACTTGCCGCAGCCCGAGGGGCCGAGCAGGGAGAGGTGCGCGCCCGCCGGCACCGACAGCGACACCCCATGCACCGCGATCTTGCCCTCATAGGCGGCGACGAGCCCGCGCACCTCGATGAACGGCGCGGGCGCGGCCGCCGGCCTCTGCTCCCCGGCGGCAAACGCCGCATCGGCGGCATAGGCGTGCGGCGCGGCGGGTGTGTTGATCTGAGCGTCCATCATTCCTCCAGATTGTCTTGCCGCGGGCGCTTCGGCCCTTTTTTCATTCACACGCCGACACCGCCCCCGGTGGCCTTGCGCACGACCAGCAGGGTGGTGAGCAGGATCACCGTCTGGACGATGACGAGGGCGCTCACCTGCGGCAGGCCGCCGGAATCCCAGAAGCTGAGGATGGCGGGCCCGAGCACCGGGTTCGCTGCGCTGGACAGGAAGATGGAGGCGCTCACCTCGCGCACCGACACCATGAACAGC
This window contains:
- a CDS encoding ABC transporter ATP-binding protein, coding for MDAQINTPAAPHAYAADAAFAAGEQRPAAAPAPFIEVRGLVAAYEGKIAVHGVSLSVPAGAHLSLLGPSGCGKSTMLRSIAGLETPLEGEIIVDGRTVFSSARRINVPAEKRRLSMVFQSYAIWPHMSVKENVGYGLRLQGVRGQELHSRVLSALDMVGMAAYIDRPATDLSGGQQQRVALARAYAFSPKAVLLDEPLSNLDARLRARMRTELKDLQNRLGLTTIYVTHDQEEAMAMSDQIIIMREGRIEQAGRPLDIYDTPRSRFVADFVGAANILEAEVTGRDGSGHILAQVGGAHMRCAPRENLPKVTTGGRQLIAVRTVYPQISTPAATPGESHLPENTWPARIERREILGDVIVYTVGWPGGSIRAHAFPSHLLEEGRPVTLHIPPERAILVAADE